One Candidatus Nitrososphaera evergladensis SR1 genomic window carries:
- a CDS encoding IS481 family transposase — MDRIETRLRMITMLEYSGKTVSDVCAEFGVSRETWYKWKKRYDTYGLDGLKDLSRRPHHIKYVKVTADVEKLILELRLNHRFGPRRIGFRLRKKYGVVLAAKTIYHVLKKHKLNVLSVKLKRKYKRFEKKHSNDMVQMDTKGPFYLRGSREKQYLTHCIDDCSRKVVSEWVNRRSTEESLMVLKKWIAENGKPKKVMHDGGKQFVSRGFQKFLQDNDSIKDKQIPPGYPQAQGKVEAYNKIVISEFLEVEELKGKEDGKKKYEAFVWFYNNEREHGGIGGMTPAEKFRKRLKQPGLQAKARQKVSVMSVHQFVNHVR; from the coding sequence ATGGATAGAATAGAAACACGACTCAGAATGATAACCATGCTGGAGTATTCTGGCAAAACAGTATCAGACGTTTGTGCAGAATTTGGAGTTTCCAGAGAAACATGGTACAAATGGAAGAAACGCTATGACACGTACGGCCTGGACGGGCTGAAGGACCTGTCGAGAAGGCCGCACCACATCAAATATGTCAAGGTGACAGCTGATGTGGAAAAGCTCATCCTCGAACTGCGGCTGAATCACCGGTTTGGTCCAAGGAGGATAGGCTTCAGACTAAGGAAAAAGTACGGTGTGGTATTAGCTGCAAAGACCATTTACCACGTCCTGAAGAAGCACAAGCTGAATGTACTGTCAGTCAAGCTAAAGAGAAAGTACAAACGGTTTGAGAAGAAACACTCCAATGACATGGTCCAGATGGATACCAAGGGGCCATTCTACTTGAGAGGATCGAGAGAAAAGCAGTACCTGACCCATTGCATAGACGACTGCTCAAGAAAGGTGGTGAGCGAATGGGTAAACAGGCGTTCAACAGAAGAGTCGCTTATGGTGCTCAAAAAGTGGATTGCAGAGAATGGAAAGCCAAAGAAAGTGATGCATGACGGCGGAAAGCAGTTTGTATCCCGGGGATTCCAGAAATTCCTTCAGGACAACGACAGCATCAAAGACAAGCAAATTCCACCAGGTTACCCACAGGCGCAGGGGAAGGTTGAGGCGTACAACAAGATAGTCATATCGGAATTTCTGGAAGTAGAGGAGCTAAAGGGCAAAGAAGATGGCAAGAAAAAGTATGAGGCATTTGTCTGGTTCTACAACAATGAAAGGGAACATGGCGGCATAGGCGGCATGACACCGGCCGAGAAATTCAGAAAACGGTTAAAGCAACCGGGGTTGCAGGCAAAAGCAAGACAAAAAGTGTCAGTGATGTCGGTACATCAATTTGTCAACCATGTCCGGTAG
- a CDS encoding cupin domain-containing protein has protein sequence MSSPDETRKFDNGKIDLTNLGEATIGKATFEPGWKWSTSVKPIVKTDSCKQSHTMYVISGRMKVRMDDGSEQEFSAGDTGLVPPGHDAWVVGNEPCVAIDFTGAKTYAQGKP, from the coding sequence ATGTCAAGTCCGGACGAGACAAGAAAATTCGATAATGGAAAAATCGACCTAACAAATCTTGGAGAAGCGACAATCGGCAAAGCAACATTTGAGCCAGGTTGGAAGTGGTCTACGTCGGTGAAGCCCATCGTCAAGACGGATTCTTGCAAGCAATCCCACACGATGTATGTGATTTCTGGTAGAATGAAAGTTAGGATGGACGATGGAAGCGAACAGGAATTTTCCGCTGGCGATACAGGATTAGTTCCTCCAGGACATGATGCATGGGTAGTCGGAAACGAACCCTGTGTGGCAATTGATTTCACCGGTGCCAAGACATACGCTCAAGGTAAACCCTGA
- a CDS encoding S16 family serine protease, whose amino-acid sequence MTAKITILLGILIIASAFANVYLYQKTASLENTVTQLQNTNRKLTDSLGNANSNNNNNNQNSTTIGSSSPPPPATGVLPPTSNRSQQQNSKFLLNTTSQSITAVAVKAVPVTDGFFQTVQYQGVAIDITVDIRDNGKGLVLVNTEIPTGVDFQTSARTAVKVAQSMTKADLSNKDVIFSIKSKGGNSTSTDLQAVDGPSAGAAMTALLAAELGAIGNNNAELKQDVVMTGTIEPDGTIGPVGGVPEKAIAAGQYGAKIFLVPSGQAVYNEQTCEKKQEGIFIYQTCRSQEKPLSDYTEKNYGMKVIEVKNIKDALTYFQS is encoded by the coding sequence ATGACTGCAAAAATTACAATCCTGTTGGGGATTCTAATTATTGCATCTGCATTTGCCAATGTTTATTTGTATCAAAAGACTGCATCTCTTGAGAATACCGTTACTCAGCTCCAAAACACAAATAGAAAATTGACTGATAGTCTTGGAAATGCAAATAGCAACAATAATAACAACAACCAGAATTCAACAACAATAGGTTCTTCTTCTCCACCACCTCCAGCTACTGGAGTATTACCACCTACGTCCAATAGATCGCAGCAACAAAACAGCAAATTCTTACTGAACACGACGAGCCAGTCAATAACAGCTGTTGCTGTCAAGGCAGTTCCTGTGACAGATGGATTCTTTCAGACCGTTCAATATCAAGGAGTGGCTATAGACATAACCGTCGACATTCGGGATAATGGTAAGGGTCTTGTTCTAGTTAATACAGAGATACCAACAGGCGTGGACTTTCAGACATCGGCAAGAACTGCAGTAAAGGTAGCGCAATCAATGACAAAGGCCGATTTGAGCAACAAAGATGTCATCTTTTCTATCAAGTCAAAGGGAGGAAATAGCACTTCAACTGACCTTCAAGCAGTAGACGGTCCAAGCGCAGGGGCGGCGATGACTGCCCTGCTTGCTGCAGAACTTGGCGCCATTGGAAACAACAATGCAGAACTAAAGCAGGATGTTGTGATGACCGGAACGATAGAACCTGACGGAACAATAGGCCCTGTTGGCGGTGTGCCTGAAAAGGCAATAGCGGCTGGTCAATACGGTGCCAAAATCTTTCTAGTTCCTTCGGGGCAAGCAGTTTATAACGAGCAAACTTGCGAAAAGAAGCAAGAAGGAATTTTCATTTATCAGACCTGTCGTTCTCAGGAAAAGCCACTTTCAGATTACACGGAGAAAAACTATGGCATGAAAGTAATAGAGGTCAAGAATATCAAGGATGCATTAACATATTTCCAATCTTGA
- a CDS encoding CDC48 family AAA ATPase: MDRITLRVAETNAKFVGRGMALVDPKVVEELNLSAGDVLEVSAKGKKSYVLLWSSQRDDYDKKLIRIDGYTRNNIGVGIDDTVTVQKVSVKKAHQVILAPTEELNIVGLEEHLPELLEGRVVGKGDIIPLNIMGRRIGFAVTGTSPSDVASLIDSNTEFVIGSVPKSAAKGVPRVSYEDIGGLKNEVQKVREMIELPLRHPEIFERIGIEAPKGVLLHGPPGTGKTLLAKAVANETNANFYSIGGPEIMSKFYGESEERLREVFKEAEENAPSIIFIDEIDSIAPKREEVSGDVEKRVVSQLLTLMDGIKSRGKLVVIGATNRPNAIDPALRRPGRFDREIEIGIPDEQGRLDILMIHTRGMPLTEDVDLASIARVTHGFVGADLEALSKEAAMRSLRRILPEINLEQPNIPAEILNKIKVTKQDFEGALRDIQPSAMREVLIQKPNVRWEDIGGLQQVKDELAEAIEWPLKHGDLFTEADVRPPKGILLYGPPGTGKTMMAKAVATTSEANFISIKGPELISKWVGESEKGVREVFRKARQAAPCVVFFDELDSIAPRRGGESEGDARVTERVISQMLTEMDGLEDLKGVVVIGATNRPDIIDEALLRPGRFDRILEIPIPDKEARRQIFQVHTERKPIDSDVNLDKLVEMTDGMTGADIAAIVNAAAMSAIKEHVVSSSNKNEGKKAGKLKISMKHFESALDKMKVGRSITKTGAHRTFRGAGS, translated from the coding sequence GTGGATAGAATAACATTGAGAGTAGCCGAAACTAACGCAAAATTTGTCGGCAGAGGGATGGCACTAGTTGATCCGAAAGTCGTAGAAGAGCTGAATTTATCTGCAGGGGATGTATTGGAAGTCAGCGCCAAGGGCAAGAAAAGCTACGTGTTACTCTGGTCAAGTCAGAGAGACGACTATGACAAGAAGCTTATCCGGATAGATGGGTATACCCGCAATAACATTGGAGTTGGAATTGACGATACTGTAACTGTACAAAAAGTCAGCGTGAAAAAAGCACATCAAGTTATTCTTGCTCCAACAGAAGAGCTCAATATCGTCGGCCTTGAAGAGCACCTACCAGAACTGCTGGAAGGTCGTGTAGTTGGAAAAGGTGACATAATCCCGCTTAACATAATGGGTAGAAGAATCGGCTTTGCTGTCACAGGTACTTCCCCATCAGACGTGGCATCACTAATTGACAGCAATACTGAATTCGTAATCGGATCCGTGCCAAAATCCGCTGCCAAAGGAGTACCACGGGTATCGTACGAAGACATTGGCGGCCTTAAGAACGAAGTGCAAAAGGTCAGGGAGATGATAGAGCTACCTCTGAGACATCCTGAAATATTTGAGCGAATAGGGATTGAAGCCCCTAAAGGGGTACTACTCCATGGCCCTCCGGGGACAGGAAAAACGCTGCTTGCCAAGGCGGTGGCCAACGAGACCAACGCCAATTTTTACTCTATTGGCGGGCCGGAGATAATGAGCAAGTTCTACGGCGAAAGCGAGGAAAGGTTAAGGGAAGTATTCAAAGAGGCCGAAGAAAATGCGCCGTCAATCATATTCATTGACGAAATAGACTCGATTGCGCCAAAGAGAGAGGAGGTCAGTGGCGACGTTGAAAAAAGAGTCGTATCGCAACTCCTGACTTTGATGGATGGCATAAAGTCTAGGGGCAAGCTTGTAGTAATTGGCGCTACCAACAGACCAAATGCGATCGACCCTGCACTTAGACGCCCCGGCAGGTTCGACAGGGAGATAGAGATAGGAATACCGGATGAACAAGGTCGTCTGGACATACTCATGATTCACACCCGGGGGATGCCGTTGACGGAAGACGTTGACCTTGCATCGATTGCGAGAGTCACACACGGCTTTGTTGGTGCTGACTTGGAAGCATTAAGCAAAGAAGCCGCCATGCGCTCTCTTAGAAGAATACTGCCAGAGATTAATCTAGAGCAGCCAAACATTCCTGCTGAAATATTGAACAAGATCAAAGTCACAAAGCAGGACTTCGAAGGGGCGCTAAGAGATATTCAGCCCTCTGCAATGAGAGAGGTCTTGATACAAAAGCCAAACGTGAGGTGGGAGGACATTGGCGGACTGCAGCAAGTAAAGGATGAATTGGCAGAAGCAATAGAATGGCCCCTCAAACATGGCGACCTCTTTACTGAGGCCGATGTCCGGCCTCCAAAGGGCATCTTGCTTTATGGCCCGCCTGGAACGGGCAAGACGATGATGGCCAAAGCTGTTGCGACAACATCGGAGGCTAATTTCATAAGCATTAAGGGACCCGAATTGATAAGCAAGTGGGTTGGAGAATCCGAAAAAGGCGTCAGAGAAGTCTTTAGAAAGGCTCGGCAAGCAGCGCCATGTGTAGTATTCTTTGACGAGCTAGATTCTATTGCACCAAGAAGAGGAGGAGAGTCGGAAGGAGATGCTCGTGTGACAGAGCGGGTGATAAGCCAGATGCTGACAGAAATGGACGGCTTAGAAGACCTGAAGGGTGTCGTAGTTATCGGAGCAACCAACAGGCCGGACATTATTGACGAAGCACTGCTCAGGCCGGGTAGGTTTGACAGGATACTTGAGATTCCAATACCTGACAAGGAGGCGAGAAGACAGATATTCCAAGTTCATACCGAGAGAAAGCCTATCGATTCTGATGTTAACCTGGACAAACTAGTGGAAATGACAGACGGCATGACAGGGGCTGACATTGCCGCAATAGTAAATGCGGCAGCCATGTCTGCAATAAAAGAGCACGTTGTCAGCAGCAGCAACAAGAATGAGGGCAAAAAGGCGGGAAAACTAAAGATTTCGATGAAACACTTCGAGTCTGCATTAGACAAAATGAAGGTAGGAAGGTCAATAACCAAGACTGGCGCTCATAGAACTTTCCGGGGAGCAGGTAGTTAA
- the hsp20 gene encoding archaeal heat shock protein Hsp20: MWRDRDFSFGRRLFEDIDREFAEAEEMLNRMFRTVRDLRPEEIATNFPYYYGYQVTVGPDGRPHVREFGNIKPSTKGLVAPSETREPLVDTALDEKENVLTITAEMPGVTKQDIKVSVSEEQVSIHAEKDNKKYHTEIPVNMALDDKSAKATYANGILELKIKLKEAPKPKATDVKVE; the protein is encoded by the coding sequence ATGTGGAGAGATCGAGACTTTAGTTTTGGAAGACGGCTGTTTGAAGACATTGACAGAGAGTTCGCAGAAGCAGAGGAAATGCTGAACAGAATGTTCAGGACAGTCAGAGATCTGAGACCTGAAGAAATAGCCACGAACTTCCCATATTATTATGGCTATCAGGTGACTGTGGGTCCTGACGGCAGGCCACATGTGAGGGAATTCGGCAACATCAAGCCCAGCACAAAAGGCTTGGTGGCACCTAGTGAAACGAGAGAGCCACTTGTAGACACGGCGCTTGATGAAAAAGAGAACGTCCTGACCATCACAGCAGAGATGCCTGGTGTAACAAAGCAGGACATCAAGGTTAGCGTGTCTGAAGAGCAAGTCAGCATACACGCAGAAAAAGACAACAAAAAGTACCACACCGAAATTCCTGTCAACATGGCACTGGACGACAAGTCTGCAAAGGCGACATATGCAAACGGCATACTGGAGTTGAAGATAAAGCTGAAAGAGGCTCCGAAACCAAAGGCAACAGACGTGAAAGTGGAGTGA
- a CDS encoding ArsR/SmtB family transcription factor, with protein MEHAQMDSDIILDILGNETRRKILATLSQEPMYFNQLAKELDIGQQAVLRHLQALEESGLVETYTEKSKLGAPDRKYYRLNNSFILTISLSEDDFTVTKQEIVESRHKESKKYYKVLDLMPEDAGEALASLQESLSDIEAEMSALESRLSDLRALKQLILSKLHKIGINSFEEDERKILYKIVTESPSSIAELSEMMDEKESRLKTTISAMRNKMNKDNAKTLLDLQ; from the coding sequence GTGGAGCATGCACAAATGGACTCTGACATTATTTTAGACATCTTGGGAAATGAAACTAGGCGAAAGATACTGGCCACTCTGTCTCAAGAGCCGATGTACTTCAACCAACTGGCAAAGGAGTTAGACATTGGCCAGCAGGCGGTGCTCCGGCATTTACAGGCGCTTGAAGAGAGTGGCCTAGTTGAAACTTATACAGAAAAAAGCAAGCTTGGTGCTCCGGATAGAAAATACTACCGTCTCAATAATTCGTTCATTTTGACTATCTCGCTATCTGAAGATGACTTCACGGTAACAAAGCAAGAGATTGTAGAGTCACGGCATAAGGAGTCGAAGAAATATTACAAGGTGCTTGATTTAATGCCTGAAGATGCTGGAGAAGCACTAGCTTCGCTACAAGAAAGCCTATCTGACATAGAAGCAGAAATGTCTGCTTTAGAATCGCGCCTCAGTGACCTACGTGCGCTAAAGCAGCTTATCCTAAGTAAACTCCATAAAATTGGAATAAACAGCTTTGAAGAAGATGAGAGGAAGATCCTCTACAAGATAGTGACAGAATCGCCAAGCTCTATTGCAGAGCTGTCAGAGATGATGGACGAAAAAGAATCTAGACTGAAAACCACCATAAGTGCAATGAGAAACAAGATGAACAAGGACAATGCAAAGACCTTGCTCGACCTACAATAG
- the thsB gene encoding thermosome subunit beta, whose product MSATTQVPIVVLKEGTSETKGNQAQRNNITAAKTVAEIVRTSLGPRGMDKMLVDTLGDVTITNDGATILKEIDIQHPAAKMMVEISKATDNEVGDGTTSTVVLAGSLLEKAEELITKNVHPTVVVEGFKKASQKAIETLREIATKVDPNDKAFLNKIARTSMASKMVSADSEELSDMVVDAVLAVAERSGEQHKVDIDNIKVEKKAGGSVRDTKFIHGIVLDKEVVHAGMPKRIENAKIAVVNSALEIEKTEFDAKININSPDQMQRFIDEENRMLKAMVDKVVAAGANILLCQKGIDDIAQHYLAKAGILAVRRIKESDMYKLSRATGARIVNNLDELAAGDLGFAKVVEERKVETDKWVFVEGCKNPKSVSILVRGGSQRVVDEAERSVHDAIMAVKDVVEYPYVLVGGGAPEALASLKLRDWAATLSGRAQLAAEKFADGIETIPIVLAENAGMDPLDTQVQLRSKSSTGKARYGIDVTNGKVADLAAKDIYEPLAVKEQVINAATEAACMILRIDDVIAASSKSKDMPKPGGPGGGMGGGMGGMGDMDM is encoded by the coding sequence ATGTCAGCAACAACTCAAGTTCCCATAGTCGTTTTGAAAGAAGGTACTTCAGAAACAAAAGGCAACCAAGCACAGAGAAACAATATCACTGCAGCAAAGACAGTCGCGGAAATAGTACGCACAAGCCTGGGACCACGCGGAATGGACAAGATGCTGGTGGACACTCTTGGTGATGTTACTATCACCAACGACGGTGCAACTATTTTAAAAGAAATCGACATCCAGCATCCTGCTGCAAAGATGATGGTGGAGATAAGCAAGGCCACTGACAATGAGGTGGGCGACGGCACAACCTCTACCGTAGTCTTGGCAGGTTCTTTGCTAGAGAAAGCGGAAGAGCTGATCACAAAGAATGTGCATCCCACGGTGGTTGTCGAAGGCTTCAAGAAGGCATCACAAAAGGCCATCGAGACATTGCGCGAAATCGCCACCAAGGTAGACCCAAATGACAAGGCTTTTCTGAACAAGATAGCACGCACTTCGATGGCTTCTAAGATGGTATCGGCTGACTCGGAAGAGCTCTCCGACATGGTAGTTGATGCAGTGCTTGCCGTCGCCGAAAGGTCAGGCGAACAACACAAGGTGGACATCGACAATATTAAGGTAGAAAAGAAAGCAGGTGGAAGCGTCCGGGACACGAAGTTCATCCATGGAATTGTGCTGGACAAGGAGGTCGTTCATGCAGGGATGCCCAAGCGCATTGAAAATGCCAAGATAGCTGTCGTCAATTCGGCTCTAGAAATTGAAAAGACCGAATTTGACGCCAAGATAAACATCAATTCACCAGATCAGATGCAGAGGTTCATCGACGAAGAGAATCGCATGCTCAAGGCGATGGTAGACAAGGTGGTAGCGGCTGGTGCAAATATCCTACTGTGCCAAAAAGGAATAGACGACATTGCGCAGCACTATCTTGCGAAGGCCGGAATTCTTGCCGTGCGGAGGATAAAGGAAAGCGACATGTACAAGCTTTCAAGAGCTACAGGCGCGCGAATCGTAAACAACCTCGATGAGCTTGCTGCAGGAGACTTGGGATTTGCCAAGGTAGTTGAGGAGCGCAAGGTGGAGACGGACAAGTGGGTCTTTGTCGAGGGATGCAAGAACCCCAAGTCTGTAAGCATACTTGTCCGCGGTGGTTCACAGAGGGTAGTGGACGAAGCAGAAAGGTCGGTACATGACGCAATAATGGCTGTCAAAGATGTGGTCGAGTACCCGTACGTGCTGGTTGGAGGCGGAGCCCCTGAAGCGCTGGCCTCACTGAAGCTAAGAGATTGGGCGGCTACGTTATCTGGAAGAGCACAACTAGCGGCAGAGAAATTTGCAGATGGCATAGAGACCATACCCATCGTCTTGGCGGAAAATGCAGGTATGGATCCGCTCGATACCCAGGTGCAGCTTCGGTCAAAGAGCAGTACTGGAAAGGCGCGCTATGGAATTGATGTAACGAATGGAAAGGTGGCTGACCTGGCAGCTAAGGATATCTACGAGCCCCTAGCAGTCAAAGAACAAGTCATCAATGCGGCAACAGAGGCTGCATGCATGATACTGCGCATAGACGATGTGATAGCCGCCTCGTCAAAGTCAAAAGACATGCCAAAGCCTGGAGGTCCCGGAGGCGGTATGGGTGGTGGCATGGGCGGAATGGGCGACATGGACATGTAG
- a CDS encoding response regulator, translating into MRILVAEDESNILLMYKIFLEGEGHDVITSRDGIECVEQYELWNQKNLPFDVVMMDYRMPKMDGRDAAKRILAIHPGQTIVMITAYSKELEGLFSGIEEIQVLQKPFELDSLLELLKSVYERKRSQPTSSLT; encoded by the coding sequence TTGAGAATTCTTGTTGCTGAAGACGAGTCCAATATCCTCTTGATGTACAAAATATTTCTTGAAGGCGAAGGACATGATGTTATCACTTCTCGGGATGGAATAGAATGTGTTGAACAGTATGAACTTTGGAATCAAAAGAATCTGCCTTTTGATGTCGTCATGATGGATTATCGAATGCCAAAGATGGACGGTCGCGACGCTGCCAAAAGAATTCTTGCAATTCATCCTGGCCAGACAATAGTAATGATAACTGCATATAGCAAGGAATTGGAGGGTTTGTTTTCTGGCATAGAGGAGATCCAAGTCCTGCAGAAACCCTTTGAACTTGATAGTCTTTTGGAGCTATTAAAATCGGTTTACGAAAGAAAGAGAAGCCAACCCACATCGTCGCTAACATGA
- a CDS encoding Lrp/AsnC family transcriptional regulator — protein MPSDGQKASIVEATIYAPPSSSSSNKNNNNNTSRLALEQELAKIDVNPEFFKTLTVDQLADLLFGLNRAINANAGSAAGRRITKKLAGSTLSSIDKKILKALLELRGNPSSLQLSRELDIPLSTVQRRRKRLEDEFVNEFYSLQYEKFGKRQVTFIVSLGAVDKNAIANEILGLEKVIAVARTFGDGADLKVEAILESNQEFMETSEKIKAIPGIQKVCWFESLELLGRKKELDLSIVEGAV, from the coding sequence ATGCCTAGCGACGGACAGAAAGCTTCAATCGTTGAAGCAACTATATATGCACCACCATCATCATCATCATCCAATAAAAATAACAACAATAATACCTCGAGACTAGCCCTAGAGCAAGAATTGGCAAAAATAGATGTGAATCCGGAATTTTTCAAAACGCTCACAGTAGACCAACTCGCCGATTTGCTATTTGGCCTTAACAGAGCAATAAATGCAAATGCCGGTTCAGCAGCAGGCAGAAGAATTACGAAAAAATTAGCCGGGAGCACCCTATCTTCAATTGACAAAAAAATATTGAAGGCATTGCTTGAATTAAGGGGAAACCCTTCTTCTCTTCAGCTATCCAGAGAGCTTGACATTCCATTAAGTACGGTTCAGAGAAGACGCAAAAGGTTAGAAGACGAGTTTGTAAATGAATTCTACTCCCTTCAATATGAAAAGTTTGGCAAGAGACAGGTTACGTTCATTGTTTCGCTTGGAGCTGTAGATAAGAATGCGATTGCAAATGAAATCCTTGGTCTTGAAAAAGTGATTGCCGTTGCACGTACATTTGGAGATGGTGCAGACCTGAAAGTTGAAGCTATACTAGAAAGTAATCAGGAATTTATGGAGACGTCTGAGAAGATAAAGGCTATCCCGGGTATTCAAAAAGTATGCTGGTTTGAATCACTTGAGCTCTTGGGGAGGAAAAAAGAATTAGACCTCTCGATAGTGGAAGGAGCAGTGTAA
- a CDS encoding PepSY domain-containing protein: protein MTWTTIIMPSLAFAQTSTNSGGDGAITQSNSSSNNTHAEGGPIAAGRINLKQAAVDFINGNLNATLFDAAEAAERQVQNSTVIAGRLDAVEGYLAYNITVADTDNNVTYRVYVDPSDGKIVSTSVGRPVSALGIPPSFEDLNATMIDAADVAENQIENSTAIAGSFAVTQGNALVYSVMVADLDKGLIYKVDIDAATGNAASISKGMPIGDLGIEGVFGHQ, encoded by the coding sequence ATGACGTGGACAACAATAATAATGCCATCGCTTGCGTTTGCACAAACCTCGACCAACTCTGGAGGCGACGGCGCCATTACGCAGAGTAATAGTAGCAGCAATAACACGCATGCAGAAGGGGGCCCGATAGCGGCCGGCAGAATAAACCTCAAACAGGCGGCGGTGGACTTTATCAACGGCAACCTGAATGCGACATTATTCGATGCCGCCGAGGCGGCAGAAAGACAGGTCCAGAACAGCACCGTAATTGCAGGCAGGCTTGACGCGGTGGAAGGCTATCTAGCATACAACATTACAGTTGCAGACACAGACAATAACGTGACTTACCGCGTGTATGTTGATCCCAGCGATGGAAAGATAGTGTCGACGTCTGTGGGAAGGCCCGTGAGCGCTCTTGGCATTCCACCGTCCTTTGAGGACCTGAATGCAACGATGATCGATGCCGCAGACGTAGCGGAGAATCAAATTGAGAACAGTACGGCAATTGCAGGTAGCTTTGCAGTCACGCAGGGAAACGCCCTTGTATATAGCGTTATGGTGGCAGACCTGGACAAGGGGCTAATCTACAAGGTAGATATTGATGCAGCTACCGGAAACGCGGCCTCTATATCTAAAGGAATGCCCATTGGCGATCTAGGAATTGAAGGCGTTTTTGGGCACCAATAA
- a CDS encoding response regulator, which produces MAQSILHNLENTFGARVFDALMAEVLDSYLGNEMDALAVIKKRPDLFDRAFVEFLGEPGEKLLSTACKDVSAMLHLGRSVAYSKVGDLVKWMKAVVVASHNPRIMVIDDEQDILTVVETFLQDGGWEVDTFDNPLKALEYFKENNCSDCNDDDNYYSIVLIDVRMPAMSGLDLATELLKIRSDTKILLMTAFELEKEMQDRLPVTKHEDILKKPFQLEQVCTAIKKTMTLTH; this is translated from the coding sequence GTGGCGCAATCAATACTGCATAATCTTGAAAACACTTTTGGTGCTCGTGTATTTGATGCACTAATGGCAGAAGTGCTGGATAGTTATCTGGGCAACGAGATGGACGCGCTTGCGGTAATAAAGAAAAGACCCGACCTTTTTGACAGGGCTTTTGTGGAATTCCTTGGTGAGCCTGGAGAGAAGCTGCTTTCAACTGCATGTAAAGATGTCTCTGCAATGTTACACTTGGGCAGAAGCGTCGCCTATTCAAAAGTTGGAGATCTTGTCAAATGGATGAAGGCAGTAGTAGTAGCGTCCCACAATCCGCGAATCATGGTTATTGATGACGAGCAAGACATCTTGACAGTCGTTGAAACGTTTCTTCAGGACGGGGGATGGGAGGTTGATACGTTTGATAACCCTTTGAAGGCATTGGAATATTTTAAGGAAAATAATTGCAGCGACTGCAACGATGATGATAATTATTATTCGATTGTCCTGATTGACGTCAGGATGCCGGCCATGAGCGGACTGGATCTCGCTACCGAATTGCTCAAAATCAGATCCGACACAAAGATATTGCTCATGACTGCATTTGAACTTGAGAAGGAAATGCAAGACAGACTTCCTGTGACAAAGCACGAAGATATACTGAAAAAGCCCTTTCAACTTGAGCAGGTTTGTACTGCCATAAAAAAGACGATGACTCTGACACACTGA
- a CDS encoding PepSY domain-containing protein translates to MSSPTGNKKLFIPVLLVAVVAAVGSSAILLLLPSVASAQTMTDQQGDNSTITAPEENNTTTDQENNSTITAPEENNTAQASEQGPEMIVGTIRVNENATADEFPEENLNVTVANATNIAKTQAFNGTVVDAHLAVIQGYLVYNVVLADVPNSTTYTVIVDAGDGNVLFTSPPIPVEKSVIQNAIEESSGEEEEG, encoded by the coding sequence ATGTCAAGCCCAACAGGAAACAAAAAGTTGTTTATTCCTGTCTTGTTGGTTGCTGTCGTGGCCGCTGTTGGATCGTCGGCAATATTGTTGTTGTTGCCATCAGTTGCTTCCGCACAGACAATGACCGACCAGCAGGGAGACAACAGTACCATAACAGCTCCTGAAGAGAACAATACAACTACGGACCAAGAAAACAACAGTACCATAACAGCTCCTGAAGAGAACAACACCGCACAGGCATCGGAACAGGGACCTGAAATGATTGTAGGAACGATACGCGTTAACGAAAACGCAACGGCAGACGAATTCCCAGAAGAGAACCTGAACGTAACGGTTGCCAATGCCACAAACATTGCAAAAACCCAGGCTTTCAACGGCACAGTGGTTGATGCCCACCTAGCTGTAATACAAGGCTACCTTGTGTACAACGTGGTTCTAGCCGATGTGCCAAACAGCACCACATACACGGTAATTGTTGACGCCGGCGACGGAAACGTGCTTTTTACATCGCCTCCCATACCGGTGGAAAAGTCAGTAATACAAAATGCAATAGAAGAGAGTAGTGGTGAAGAAGAGGAAGGATAA